Proteins encoded together in one Labrus bergylta chromosome 20, fLabBer1.1, whole genome shotgun sequence window:
- the amer2 gene encoding APC membrane recruitment protein 2 gives MEVQSECVEPPVAPQCDPQPTGKINKAAFKLFGKRRTGSSMASFFSSFRNKGATNSNGNSDNGNSLNGNGSAASVELVRSKTHDGLTSSNDTDGQRGEGLPSLEAGPVRSLSKSLSFFSLLRRGSFRSSENGGAGLVRRGRGLKGFFSSMRWRRKEKTNEVEGEEVEGKQSKDGDTADSEKVKDIMLTLEPPPHHQQEDCGNAEAEHTLETPTTSVTMTPPHSVAMPGTSGEPDSPFPYTPTDSPLHPPIQKAKASISSLTPSLATPPLDRCSTGDPPSEPSVERLCSLLFTDVTSLKSFDSLTGCGDIIADAEDEGPTGNGGSGTSSSSSGGGGGGTVGASVGRVVGITSASSRCSPSRTSLSSQLTQPMFSVCPSSVPSSLPARARVPPPPQQHPAGSGVVAYMGGGEEMASPEGVDDADMQGLWHMLPSTGDNSPALPRSHQPPSSTPTSTYPPRATSNLASSHLPSASRSADRKLPKVKALGLSKIPVVGGAGSRAAKPTIPHAHVRHPTSPGDKEPLSDEGYWDTPSATPTATPDESRVQHNQSMALSRDSCSGDHLYDLYNEDEGEDERDGSLNSTPSPSTEYKLSPTNQTISPSSSSSSFRSMKGSTSLPRESKIPVSSRQTPPPHSASQSALSSVLEAESPQPVTEPPPPARTRIPVSKVPVRRSGGKPGDQNRGPANKK, from the coding sequence CCCCTCAGTGTGACCCCCAGCCCACAGGGAAGATCAACAAAGCTGCCTTCAAACTGTTCGGAAAGCGTCGCACTGGCTCCAGTATGGCcagcttcttctcctccttcagaAACAAAGGGGCTACGAACAGCAATGGGAATTCTGACAATGGGAACTCTTTGAATGGAAATGGATCGGCAGCATCGGTGGAGCTTGTCAGGAGCAAAACCCACGATGGACTAACGAGTTCTAACGACACCGATggacagagaggggaggggcttCCCAGCCTGGAGGCAGGACCGGTGAGATCTCTCAGCAAATCATTGAGTTTCTTCTCCCTACTCCGGCGTGGAAGTTTCAGATCAAGTGAAAATGGAGGGGCGGGGCTTGTCAGAAGAGGGAGGGGCTTAAAGGGGTTTTTCAGCAGCATGCGATGGAGACGCAAGGAAAAAACAAACGAGGTAGAAGGGGAAGAGGTGGAGGGGAAGCAAAGTAAGGATGGGGATACTGCTGACTCTGAGAAGGTGAAGGATATTATGCTCACCCTTGAACCCCCTCCCCATCATCAACAAGAGGATTGTGGGAATGCAGAGGCAGAACATACTCTTGAGACTCCCACTACCAGTGTTACCATGACACCTCCACACTCTGTTGCCATGCCAGGGACATCTGGTGAGCCAGACTCCCCTTTTCCTTACACACCCACTGACTCACCCCTCCACCCTCCCATCCAAAAAGCCAAAGCATCAATCTCCAGCCTCACCCCCTCCCTTGCTACACCACCTTTGGATCGGTGCAGCACAGGTGACCCACCCTCAGAGCCTTCGGTGGAACGACTCTGCTCCCTCCTCTTCACTGATGTCACTTCGCTGAAAAGCTTTGATTCACTGACGGGCTGTGGGGACATTATTGCTGATGCAGAGGACGAGGGGCCAACAGGGAATGGGGGAAGtggcaccagcagcagcagcagtggtggtggaggaggggggactgTGGGTGCAAGTGTTGGGAGAGTTGTTGGTATCACGAGTGCATCGTCACGTTGTTCCCCTTCCAGAACCTCTTTATCTTCACAGCTGACCCAGCCCATGTTCTCTGTTTGCCCAAGCTCAGTGCCTTCCTCCCTCCCAGCCCGGGCCAGAGTACCGCCTCCACCCCAGCAGCACCCAGCTGGTAGCGGAGTGGTAGCCTACATGGGTGGAGGGGAAGAAATGGCAAGTCCAGAGGGGGTGGATGATGCAGACATGCAGGGGCTCTGGCACATGCTTCCCTCTACAGGTGATAACTCCCCAGCCCTGCCTCGGTCCCACCAACCTCCCTCTTCCACCCCGACTTCTACTTATCCCCCACGTGCCACCTCCAACCTTGCCAGCAGCCACCTGCCCTCCGCCTCCAGGAGTGCAGACCGGAAGCTACCCAAGGTGAAAGCACTTGGGCTCAGTAAGATTCCAGTAGTTGGTGGAGCAGGGAGCCGGGCAGCAAAACCAACAATCCCTCATGCGCATGTCCGTCATCCAACATCTCCTGGTGATAAAGAGCCTCTTAGTGATGAAGGATACTGGGACACACCCTCAGCAACACCCACAGCAACACCTGATGAGAGCCGGGTGCAGCATAACCAGAGCATGGCGTTATCTCGAGACAGTTGCTCTGGAGACCATCTGTACGACCTCTACAATGAGGATGAAGGGGAGGATGAAAGAGACGGAAGCCTAAACAGTACTCCCTCTCCATCCACCGAATACAAACTGAGTCCCACCAACCAAACCATTtctccgtcctcctcctcttcctctttcaggTCAATGAAAGGAAGCACCAGCCTTCCGCGGGAATCAAAGATCCCAGTGAGCTCCCGAcaaacccctcccccccactctGCAAGCCAGTCTGCCCTCTCTTCGGTTCTAGAGGCCGAATCCCCTCAGCCAGTGACCGAACCACCACCCCCTGCTCGCACCAGAATCCCTGTTTCCAAGGTGCCGGTGCGTCGATCAGGCGGAAAACCTGGCGACCAAAACAGAGGACCGGCAAACAAGAAGTAA
- the LOC110000596 gene encoding LOW QUALITY PROTEIN: beta-1,4-galactosyltransferase 1-like (The sequence of the model RefSeq protein was modified relative to this genomic sequence to represent the inferred CDS: inserted 1 base in 1 codon), translating to MENTVAIIIPFRNLHDHLKYWLYYLHPILMRQQVDYGVYVINQDGEGVFNRAKLMNAGYVEALKEYDYDCFVFSDVDLVPMDDRNLYRCFDSPRHLAVAMDKFNFILPYITFFGGVHSLSKEKFLRINGFPNTYWGWGAEDDDIYNRILFRGMKISRPNLIIGRYKMIKHLRDLHNEPNXKKLHNTQWQMEKDGINSLNYTVKEMVKDKMYTFVTVDIQATQ from the exons ATGGAAAACACT GTGGCAATCATCATCCCATTCCGAAATCTCCATGACCACCTGAAGTACTGGCTGTATTACCTCCATCCTATACTGATGCGACAGCAGGTGGACTATGGTGTGTATGTCATCAACCAGGACGGAGAAGGAGTGTTCAACCGGGCAAAACTGATGAATGCAGGCTATGTTGAAGCGCTGAAGGAATATGATTACGATTGCTTCGTCTTCTCTGACGTCGATCTGGTTCCTATGGACGACCGTAATCTCTACCGATGTTTTGATTCTCCCAGACACTTGGCTGTCGCCATGGACAAGTTTAACTTCATATTACCATATATTACATTCTTTGGTGGGGTTCATTCATTGTCAAAAGAGAAATTCTTGAGAATTAATGGCTTCCCCAATACTTACTGGGGTTGGGGTGCTGAAGATGATGATATATATAATCGGATTTTATTCCGTGGAATGAAAATTTCTCGGCCTAACTTGATAATAGGGAGGTATAAGATGATTAAACATCTGAGAGACTTACACAATGAGCCAA CAAAGAAATTGCACAACACCCAATGGCAAATGGAAAAAGACGGTATCAATTCCCTCAATTACACAGTCAAGGAGATGGTGAAAgataaaatgtacacatttgtCACTGTGGATATTCAGGCTACGCAATAA
- the LOC110000599 gene encoding beta-1,4-galactosyltransferase 2-like: protein MLWRLFKILSLFAFISTACFALFLYKKSSNLNVLTNQLFKAHGNNSSSRLLEGQETRVREFQSNDSKKIEASMVIEASKESEASMEINAAKENEASIGNEVSVKSEAPNAVQEKTQTPAPENKTIGLCPDTPPNLVGALRVEFDNERTLEQMREDAGSGLQMGGRFMPLDCIAQQKVAIIIPFRNRHDHLKYWLYYLHPILMRQQVDYGVYVINQDGEGVFNRAKLMNAGYVEALKEYDYDCFVFSDVDLVPMDDRNLYRCFDSPRHLAVAMDKFNFLLPYITFFGGVHSLSKEQFLRINGFPNTYWGWGAEDDDIYNRILFRGMKISRPNLIIGRYKMIKHLRDLHNEPNQRNPGKLHNTQWQMEKDGINSLHYTVKEIVKNKMYTFITVDIQAPQ, encoded by the exons ATGCTTTGGAGACTCTTTAAAATTTTGTCCCTTTTTGCTTTCATCAGTACGGCATGTTTTGCCCTTTTTCTATACAAGAAAAGCAgcaatttgaatgttttaactAACCAGCTTTTTAAAGCTCATGGAAACAACAGCTCTTCCAGGCTGTTAGAAGGACAGGAGACACGGGTAAGGGAATTTCAGAGTAATGACTCCAAAAAGATTGAAGCCTCCATGGTGATTGAAGCTTCCAAAGAGAGTGAAGCCTCGATGGAGATTAatgctgcaaaagaaaatgaagccTCCATTGGTAATGaagtctctgtgaagagtgaagccCCCAATGCTGTCCAAGAGAAGACCCAGACACCAGCCCCTGAGAACAAGACTATTGGACTATGCCCTGATACCCCTCCAAATCTTGTTGGTGCCCTCCGTGTAGAGTTTGATAATGAACGGACATTGGAACAGATGAGAGAGGATGCTGGTTCTGGTCTTCAAATGGGAGGCAGGTTTATGCCGCTTGACTGTATCGCCCAACAGAAG GTGGCAATCATCATCCCATTCCGAAATCGCCATGACCACCTGAAGTACTGGCTGTATTACCTCCATCCTATACTGATGCGACAGCAGGTGGACTATGGTGTGTATGTCATCAACCAGGACGGAGAAGGAGTGTTCAACCGGGCAAAACTGATGAATGCAGGCTATGTTGAAGCGCTGAAGGAATATGATTACGATTGCTTCGTCTTCTCTGACGTCGATCTGGTTCCTATGGACGACCGTAATCTCTACCGATGTTTTGATTCTCCCAGACACTTGGCTGTCGCCATGGACAAGTTTAACTTCCTATTACCATATATTACATTCTTTGGTGGGGTTCATTCATTGTCAAAAGAGCAATTCTTGAGAATTAATGGCTTCCCCAATACTTACTGGGGTTGGGGTGCTGAAGATGATGATATATATAATCGGATTTTATTCCGTGGAATGAAAATTTCTCGGCCTAACTTGATAATAGGGAGGTATAAGATGATTAAACATCTGAGAGACTTACACAATGAGCCAAATCAAAGAAATCCTGGCAAATTGCACAACACCCAATGGCAAATGGAAAAAGACGGTATCAATTCCCTCCATTACACAGTCAAGGAGatagtgaaaaataaaatgtacacatttatcACTGTGGATATTCAGGCTCCGCAATAA